The genomic window CCAGTGTGATAGGTGTGGGGGGCAGCTCTGAGGGCTGAAGCAGAGACCACTGACAAGTGGAAGGGTCAGGGAGAAGAGCCCTTGCAGCACAAGCCTGCAAGCCACCGGGTTGTTCCCTGCCGAGGACACCCACCTGAGGGGTATAAACGGCGGCCGAGACCCAGCCGGGCCCTCCTCCCCGAGCTCTGAGCCTTGGCTGCATCCACCTTGCCTCTTTCTACTGTCCGCTCACTTTTCTAATTTTGCTACAGCATGGCATGCGTTAGTTGTGGTTGGGCCACCAGGCCTGGTTGACAGATGCCTACCCTGGGCCTTTAGTATGCAAATACTTCATGACCAGGTGCGGATCACTTGTCTCACTTGGCCTTAGCTTTTCGTTTTCCACTTTCTACTTGGGTTTCTCTGTTTTGGCCAATAAGTATGACACGGACAGGGGGATTACAGGCCCGAAGCACGTGAAAGCTCCTGCTATTTACTCAGAACGGTGTGGCTGTCACGTCCTACACTTTGCATATATCTGAAGGCCACTCGATGCCCTGTCCGCTTGGGAACTCATGGGCCTCCTTGAAGAAGGAGCTTGAGGTGGCCTTCCCTGCACCCTACCGGCCTGGCTGGGGTGGTTACTCAGCTGTGAATACTCAGGGCAGTGGGGCCTGGGGTCTAAACACCTTGATAAGATGGGaggagcagaggcaggagggagactTTAAATCTCCACACAGGAGTAAGTGCCCTTTGCCTTCTGCTCCAGAATAGATCCTAATTGTACAAGGAGATATTCTGGACTTTGCAAGAACTTATGTTTCAAACCTGATAGACATAGATCTATAGATAAAGAGATGATACACAGACTGGCTACGGAGAAGTTTGGAGAGGAAACTGCAGACCAGAAAGCATTTTCATACAAACTTTATAAAGTTTTTCCAGAGGAAAATTAAGAAAACCCACACACAGGAAAAAATCCCCTCCTCTTGTttggttaaaaatataaataggcaCAGGAGTCACCCTCAATATGACCTTCCATTTATTTCAGAAACTAGACCGCCCATATTTATATTTGGTGGATCCTCATCTCCATTTCTACCAGTTTATCTAAGCGTGGAGGAGGCAAAGAAACATGATACTAACGGTGACCCTGAGCAGTGAATACAGCTTTCACAACCAGGGCTCACCTCTCTGTGGTTTCCTCCCGTCTTGTCTCTGAGGAACAGGTGATGTCAGTGCACTGAGGGGACTCTGTACCTGGCCCCTCAGAACAAGGGGATTTTGCAGCTGTGGACACCTGGGGCCACAGCACGAAGTTGAGCCTCACCAGTGGGTTGGtgaaaggggttacagagttcaTGGTGAAGTTCCTACCAGGAAAAGAATCACATTTCTGGTTTTTGCTGCAAGGTGGGACTTCATAATGGAAGCCAACAGTAAGCGGTAGAGTGTGCCAAGGCCTCAAGAGGACGCAGCCTCTggcccagggtttctcagcctcagcaccatCAGTACTTGGGGCTAGACAGGTCTTTGCTGCAGAGCTGTCCTGTGCACTGCAGGATGTTTGGCAGCAGCCCTGGCCTCTCCCCTACCCACTGGACGCCACAACAACCCCCTAGGGTGACAAGCAAAAAATGTCTCTGGATGGTTACCAAATGTCTCTGtggcagcgtgtgtgtgtgtacgcgagCACATAACATCTACCTCCTGCCTTCACCCCAGTTAAGAAGCACTGCTCTAGTGCTTAAGAGCAGAGGCCAGGGCAAATTAGGGCAAAAAGCAGATACCCAGACTGCTTAGATTCAAATCCCAGTGCCTGCAACCTGTAGgagcactgctactgctgctgctgctgctaagtcgcttcagtcggactctgtgcgaccccagagacggcctcaggctcccccgcccctgggaatttccaggcaagaacactggagtgggttgccatttccttctccaatgcatgaaagtgaaaagtgaaagtgaagtctctgagtagtgtccgactcttcgcaaccccatggactgcagcctaccaggctcctccgtccatgggattttccaggcaagagtactggagtggggtgccattgccttctccgtaggaaCACTAAATGAGTTAAAAAATGTAACAGTGGGCTACCACATAATTTATCTTCCAAATTAGAGCAATTTCATATTGGAAGAGGGTTCTAATAATAATCTCATGACCCGAGACAATCCCAGCAAACAGGGCTGTGTGGTCAGCCCTTAAGTCCACACACAGTGTTGAGCAGAGCCTGACCCAGTGTCCCCTGAACATCTACTGTGCTAAGTGCATTACAGGTGGGAACTTCACTTGATTCCCCCAAAACCTATAAGATGGTACTTTTATTCTGCCCTTTGGATACACAGGAAGATTGAAACACTTAAAGCTAAAATAattagcccaaggtcacacagtgagtaGTACAGTCAGGATTCTGGTTCCAGCAAGCAAGTTTTCAAGCCTGTGTTCTTAACCACTGCCCATGTGTGCTTGGGGAGTCCCGGAAACAGTACTACTCAACATTCACCAAACTCCACATGGACTACTAGCTCTGGGTTATTCACAGTTTCAACATCAAACTCACTGACAAATCTGGGTCTTCAGGGATTACTGTGATGGAAAGCAGATAGATTCAGATCAATGTGGAGCAGGAGATGAGAGTGGCAGCCTTCCATCTGATTCCCCACTTTATAGAACCCAGTAGGGTCACGCATTCTGTTAGGAAGTCATtatttgagaaagaaatgaaaacttttttttttaattgatgtttattatttttccagaCGGCTACTAAGTTGTTAGGACATAAAGTCGTATTAAGTCACTTGGCCCCAGCTGCTTAATAAACGAAACTGTTGGGTTTTTCTTTTGGCCAATGAATGCCATGTAGATGATGTGAAAGTCTGGGAATCTCTGTGCTAGCAAGATGCATTTGCCATTGAGAGAACTCAGGAGGGTAAAGATGGAGAAGGCTTTCTAGTGCAGAGACTGAACTCTTGTTGGCCACTCTGGGAaaatctcttcctgcctccatgcTGTGCATCGAGaatgtgctcacacacacacagaattctcctttcccttctacagAAACTCACACACTGTGGCCCCAATCAGACAGTTACCAAATCACACTCGAGTTCCCTTTACTTCAATCTCTTGCCCTTTTTGGTCTGTGTCAGAAAGCAAACTGCTTCCCTTTTACTACCTGAATTTAGTCCAGGTTCAAGTTGAAAATCTCCCACTGACATGCAGTCTGCCCTTCAGAGGTCACATTGTCAACTCAGACCCCAAATGCCAGAGTGATAAGCAAACACAGATATGACCGCCCTCTCCCCCTCCGCCCCACCAGAGAGCACCTTATGCTAGTACACCAAATTCTTAATAAATGCCCAGATGATTACAAGATGGATGGGCCTGGTAGTATGGCAAAGGGGAAGAGAGTGAGGCTGTGGGTGGTGGGATGGTGTCTGGCAGGGAAGTGGTCACTGGGTCTAGGGCCACAAGCACGCTTTCATTCTCTGTCTAATTTACTATAACAGAAAACTAGACAACAGGGGTGTGACAGAAACGTCTGGGTCAGGGGCTTTATTACTAACCAGGCGCCACTCTGGACAAGtccctttttttttggtggctgcACCTTATGtcctgtaggatcttagttccccaaccagggattgaacctgtgccccctgctttaggagctcggagtcttaacaactagaccaccaaggaagtccctggacgAGTCACTTCGTGCtcttcctcagtttcttcatctgtaagggGACTGGTTTGTTCAGTGTTTGTCAAATTGGGGGGCCAGAGGCACATTCACCACCTGTGTGTGCACTTGGAGTGACTGTCTTTCCTGGGTGCcaagtttatttaatatatttttgggcCCCATTCTTTTTACATGAAAGTATATCTTTGTTCAGAATGCAGAATTTACCTGGATTTTAATTATGGCAATTGATAATTGATAACATTTCAGGAGCAATTACTGTGTGCCAAGTATAAATCTCTTTCTATGATACTCGCAATTACCCAATGggatattattatctccatttatagattttaaaaaactagGGCAGAGAGATGAACTAATCTACCCAGTTACATGTTACTTAGCAATGATAAAtgactcctccccacccccacaaaaaGATCTGGACCCATTGCAAGCTGCTTTGGGATTTATTCCCAGACCCCTGAGACTTCTCTGGTGAAGCCTGAAAAGCacaggacagaatgatctccagaGTCCAGCTCAAGCACTCCTAAATCAATTTTAACTATATCAGTGGATTAAGGTTGTCCTCCGGGTGCCCTGGCGGATGAAAGGGGCTGGGGAGGCTTTGCGGGGTTTCTGGGGGTTCAGGTGCTCCTACTTGGGCCGAGGGCGTCCTCTACCTAGACTGCCGCCTCCCTCACAGCCCGGTATTTCCAGCCGGCGTCGCTGGCACTTCCTCGTTCCCGCGCGCCCCAGGCTTAGCTTGCAACGCCCAGCTCCGGCGCTGCTCGGGCGGGAGGGGGCCAGAGGGGAGATGTCGcaaccctccccctccctctttccccgCCTTGGCATTCAGTCACCTCCCAGATGAGCCCGCTCGCAGAAGGCTGCGGGCCGCCGGGTGCCCGGCATGTCCCCTGAGTGCGCGCAGGCGGCGGGCACTGCGCCCGTGCGCAGCCTGGAGCGGGCCAACCGCACCCGTTTCCCGTTCTTCTCCGATGTCAAGGGCGACCACCGGCTAGTGCTGAACGCCGTGGAGACCGTGGTGCTGGCACTCATTTTTGTGGTGTCGCTGCTGGGCAACGTGTGCGCCTTGGTGCTGGTAGCGCGCCGACGGCGCCGCGGCACTACCGCCAGCCTGGTGCTCAATCTTTTCTGCGCGGACCTGCTCTTCACCAGCTCCATCCCGCTCGTGCTGGTTGTGCGCTGGACggaggcctggctcctgggcCCGGTTGCCTGCCACCTGCTCTTTTACATGATGACCCTGAGCGGCAGCGTCACCATCTTCACGCTGGCGGCAGTCAGCTTGGAGCGCGTGGTGTGCATCGTGCGCGTGCAGCGTGGCGCGCGGGGCCCAGGGCCGCGGGCGCGGGCCGCGCTGCTCGCGTTGATCTGGGGCTACTCGGCGATCGCGGCGCTGCCCCTCTGCATCTTCTTCCGCGTCCTCCCGCAGCGGTTACCCGGCGCTGACCAGGTGAGCGCCGCGGTGTGCGCGCCGGGCAGGTGTCCGGGAAGGGCTGGCAGGCGGAATGCGACGGAGAAGGTGATCTGGGATGATcatcaacaaaaacaacaaaacaataataGGCCATTTGTGCATTTAATAGTTGTGTCACCGTGCTCGGTACTGTTAAGTTTTACCTGTTAAATTTCACTATGACCCTACGATGTAGATTACATTAAACGCCCGCCAAAACGTTGTGAGTGGAGTCCCCAAAATGCTTGTAAGGTGCACTATTGCGAGGTTAATGGAGTAACGCGGGCTTAACGGTTAGACAGACGGAACTTGGAAGACCTGGAATGACTGATCACATTATAGTAAATTCTGCTTTCTCGCAGTACTTATTATCGCAcgtatttacagatgaggaagccaagGTACGCGGAGAGTGAATTGCTCAGAGTATCTCACCCTTAGAGGAGGAGCTGAGATCGTGCTCAGCAGATTCGGTGCGAGGTGAATGAGGGTCTTGATTTGAGAATCGCGGGCATGTGTGTGTGGATGGGCCGGAGAGAAAGGGCCTTGGAAACCCAGAGACCCAGCCTAGTGCTGCCTCTACAGGGGTTGTCACTTCCTCTCTGGAGCCTCAGTTTTTCTAACTGCAAGACGGAAGGGATTGAACTAGAGGCATTAAATTAGACCGCGGTATCTTACCCTGGGAGTTTTGGATGAAGAGTGACTTCAGAGTATCCTGGGCGCCCGAAATATTCCGAAGATTCTCAAGGCTGAGCCCCTGAGCTTTACTCGGGCGGCGCACCCAGAAATGCCATTAGGATCTTTGTGGTATAGAACAAAGCTTCTGCTTTGTTCACGACATTGGCTCGAGTCTGCTCCAGTCCCACGGTCCGGAATTGCCGGCGCGGGTCTGTTCTCTTCGGTGTGCTGCCGCGCGACTGCAGGCAGGGCTTGCGCGCGCGGAGATTCAGCCAGGACACCAGACCTGGACAGAGGCCCGCGATTCTGGCTGTTATCCCGGCGTTAGGTTCTGTGCGCCTCTCGGGGAGGGCCAGGGACAGAGGTCTTTGAGCCCCACCGGAAGGCGCCTGGGGCGCGGGGGTGGAGGGGGCGTACTATTTCAGGTACACTCCTACTTAACCGGCAAATGACACTAAAAAACGAGGCTCTTGTCACCTCCCAGCCAACAACCCAGACTAGAACTGCTTGCTGACGTGGACACAGGGGTTGTTTGAGTCAGAAGGCCTTCGCACAGAGGCAGGACCTTCCGTGCCTTGCCGCTCTGTATTTTACCCCAGGTATGGCACCTGTGGAGGCTGGACCCTCCACAGCCCTTCCGGGATGGCGGGAGTTTTACCGTAAGATGCATCTGTGGAGATTGGCGTTGGGGTGACCTTCCTTCAGTCCCTTTTGGGGCTGGGCACACACCCCCCCCCTTATTATTTTAATGCAGATACACCACTTTGGTCTTAAGAGCctttggagagggagagagtgggccAGAAGATTAGGGATAGGTGAGCTGGCTGCGGGAGCCATGTTCCCCAAGATGGAACTTGTGGAACGTGTGATGAAAGCCTGGGACAGTCCTTTCCAGCCCTCCATCCTCTGTTGTTTTCCCTACCTGCTCCACACTTCCAACACACGCATACCCACACCTCCCAACAAACAGAAATCTCCTGGTTCCTCAAGGGCTATGCCCGGAACATGTAGGAAACCTCTTATTTTATAGGTGGGTCGACTGAGGCTCTGCAGTTAAAGGAATAAGTTGAGAAGAATGAgaattggggtgggggggaagggagggggagcattaaaaaaagagagacagagaaggatcTAGTCTAGACTGAACTGAGAGTCAAATTTAAAATTAGCAAAGACTTGTTTTCTCAATCCTCTACTCCCAGCTTCCTGACTCTGCCTGCCCCCTCCCACTTGGACACTAAATATGGAGGTTTTGGATGGGGGACATTTTCCTACCCAAACCACCAGCTCAGAGAACTAACTAAACCCAGGCACAGACTGGCTCCCTCCCCTCCAGAAGAACAGGCCAGGGAGACAGTGTCTCTCAGAGTTTTCTGCTTATCTGAGCTCCACCCCTGGTCAAACCCAGTCCCCAGGAACGTGATTATCTTTGTCCATTTGGGCAGTGGGTGCCCAGCAGTCAAGGTGATTAGAGTCTCGCAAACTTAGATGAAATGGTAGACATTCTAGAAAACGCTAGATAATTTGGTATTAGGAATGCAGATTTTGGAGTCAGATGATCTGAGTTTGATTCCCGTCCCTGCCATTTAGGAGCTGTGAGACAGAGGCAAGTGGTCTCATCTCTCTTATacctcactttcctcatttgcaaaatgggcaCAGTAGCAATATTACCCTTATTAACATCGTGGTGACTATGTTTAGTAAATGAACTAACACCTGGCACACACAGAGGTAACCACTCAAGAGTTGCCAGCTATTATTAGTCTCCTTATCTTtggttataaatattttaaacatttttcaaacaGTATAATTCTTCTGATTGCTAGAAAATAAAAGActgacataaaaaacaaacaagcaaaaaaaacacTGCCAGTTTAGGAGAGTGGACACATCCTAGCAACTTAGCCATCACAGCAAGGTCATCCCAGCCTATTCCAGTAGGATTCCTGTCTGTGCATGCTATGGTCCCAGCAGGGCGTGACCCTCATCGGCAGGTGGGGAGGACTGTCCACCCTGGGCAGAGTGTGCTGCCCATTTATTctgcaaacatttactgagcacccctccctcctgcccccaccatgAGTCACATGACCAAGACACTGTCCTTCTCTCCAAAGAGGTGCATGTAGGTCACCCAGCTTCTGGTCTCAGATCCTGGCACAATTCAGTAACCCCACAGTAACCCCACGAGTGGGTGTTCTCATGTTTATTTTCTGAAGGAGAAGATGCCTAAAGTCACAGGATGAACAAAGGATGGAACTGGAAGTTAGCCAGGATCTGTTTGTCCCTCCAGGATCCCCTCCCATGAGTTCACACTTCCGGAGGAGCACTTGGTCACACTGCTCTCTGCCCTGTCCCGGTTTCATTTCAGGCCAATAATGCCATTGTGTCTCTACTGTGTGTGGACTGACTGAGGAGACAAGTTTGCTTACGTTTGCTAATATTAAAGGATACTTTTAAGATACAGGAAAGTAAGTCCATTTCTTGCATGGGTATGTTCTTTCTTCTCAGCTGGGAAGCTGAGAGGAGCAGAGATATATAACTAGGATGCCTAGTTTCTTAAAACAACCTTGAGGTCTTCCATCTTGTTTGAAGAGGTGGGGCAGGGAGAATTATTTACAAAGGGATCCCCAAGGGTGTTCCAGGAGGAGTCATTAGAGAAGCTGACAAGAAACAGCTGAAATCAGGTGGCCTTTGCAGATGAGTCAGCTGGTGGGGGGAGGGACCAGCTCTTGAGCAGTAGATAGATGTCCCCCAGTCTCAGGGGAGTCTTCCTGGAAAGCCATGAGTGACATGGGGGACTGGAGGGATGTTACAGCAGAAGAAACAGCCCACATGTTTGCATGAGATGGAGCTGGAAGGGTTGGTGGAGGCCAACTAGAGAAGGGCCAGGTACATACCCTTTAGGGCATTGGGACTTACAAGGTGAGAGATGACTGGGTCTTGGGGGGCAATGAGAAAGAGCTTGTGGTGAGTTGCATAGCTGTTAAGACAGAACCTGGAGTTCCCTCTGAGTGGAGAGAGAAGAAGGTGGAAGGACAGCTCTCAGGTATCTGACAGCTTGGAAAATGGAGGCTCTGTGCCTGGATACTATGATGCAGGAGGTGGAATCGTTGGGGTGTGACACTGGAGGCTAGATGTGCCTGTGAAGCATCCTATAGAGATGCTCTTGGGGTGGGGAGGCCAGTCTGGGGTTCAGCGGAAGACTGGGCTGAAAAGAGTAGACGGCAGCAGCATCTGTAAAAAGCCACCGTGGAAGTAGATGAGACTGCCAGGGGGAGACGGAGATTGGGACGGGAATACAGGTCACCCCCAAGCACATTTCACACTATTGTACCTGGCCTCCCACCTACATCCTTTCTGACTGGGACATGGAGCTCCAGCCTCCTTGTTCTCTTGGCCAAAGCCCCGTCCTCACAGGCATGGTTGACACTACCCCTCCTGGATGCCGCGTTCGCGGTCACTCCACAATCCCATCACCGGTAGCTCTCTGGGCACTTCTGGTTCACTGCTCTGTACTGAAGTTTCCTAGTGCTTTTCTCCCCCTTGACTGCACCACAGCCTCCTGGCCCATTCCCTCTGTGGCCTCTCAGTGGCTCAGCCACGGTGGCTTGAGTCAGCGAGTGGTTGGACAAATAGATTCCAGGACACCGTCACCAGCTGAGCCAACTCTGCTTGTGTGGCTCAGTAGGAAAGTAGACCCAGCGCTTTTGgttttaaattttccttcttaaaatcagaaaacattttaaatgtgcaTAAAAATTACAGAGAATATTCTAATACTCACACCCCAACCTTCCACGTTTGACTGACTGCCAAACTCCTTCTACAAGTCACAGCCTATGAGAATATCTAGAAGCAAAATGACTTATGTCGAATGGACTTTCCCACAGAAACAAACTTATAACACCATGTTAGGTCTTGGACTGTGGGCCTGgtgcctgttcttttttttttgaaatgatgaTAAACACTGCATTTAAACAATGCTACCATATAAAGCTTTCTAGAGTACATGTAATTAGTCATTTAGTTCACGCAAGCCACCCTCACTGTCTCTTAGTTCATGGATGAGGGTGCCTGGCAGAGTTCTTATCTTACTTCCTTACACACTCCTATCTGGAGTGAGAGCCACAAATCAAAAAGTCAAAGAGCATCTTCATCAGTGTCACAGAGAGTCTTCCTGGGTTCATTGTGTTTGTTGAAAAAAATAGCTGTTCAGGTTTCTCAACTATCATGGTAATTTGTGTTTCGTATTTGCTCATCATTTCTCTTACAAATAAACTTTTACtgccatttttttccctcttataagAGTCACAT from Bubalus kerabau isolate K-KA32 ecotype Philippines breed swamp buffalo chromosome 22, PCC_UOA_SB_1v2, whole genome shotgun sequence includes these protein-coding regions:
- the FFAR4 gene encoding free fatty acid receptor 4; translated protein: MSPECAQAAGTAPVRSLERANRTRFPFFSDVKGDHRLVLNAVETVVLALIFVVSLLGNVCALVLVARRRRRGTTASLVLNLFCADLLFTSSIPLVLVVRWTEAWLLGPVACHLLFYMMTLSGSVTIFTLAAVSLERVVCIVRVQRGARGPGPRARAALLALIWGYSAIAALPLCIFFRVLPQRLPGADQEIPICTLVWPSIGGEITWDVSFAIFNFLVPGLLIVISYSKILQITKASRKRLTMSLAYSESHQLRVSQQDVRLFRTLFLLMISFFIMWSPIIITILLILIQNFKQNLVIWPSLFFWVMAFTFANAAVNPILYNMSLFRNEWRRFFHCCFFAEKGAMLTDTSVRRNDLSVISS